A genomic window from Gymnodinialimonas ceratoperidinii includes:
- the cueR gene encoding Cu(I)-responsive transcriptional regulator: MNISHAAKAARLPVKTVRYYSDIGLVAPKGRTTSGYRLYDDAEVRRLTFIRRAREFGFSLDECRELLDLYSDQNRSSADVKELASRRLEEIKQKQRELQSLHDELSHLVDACAGDDRPDCPIIDRFG; this comes from the coding sequence ATGAATATCTCCCACGCAGCGAAAGCGGCCAGACTGCCGGTGAAGACGGTCCGTTATTACTCCGATATCGGGCTGGTTGCGCCCAAGGGGCGGACGACCTCGGGCTACCGGCTCTACGACGATGCCGAGGTGCGCCGCCTCACCTTCATCCGCCGCGCGCGGGAGTTTGGCTTCAGTCTTGATGAGTGCCGCGAGCTGCTCGACCTCTACAGCGATCAGAACCGCTCCAGCGCCGATGTGAAGGAGCTGGCCTCGCGCCGGCTGGAAGAGATCAAGCAAAAGCAACGCGAGCTGCAATCGCTCCACGATGAGCTGTCACACCTCGTCGATGCCTGTGCGGGCGACGACCGCCCGGATTGTCCGATCATCGACCGTTTCGGCTAG
- a CDS encoding TolC family protein, producing the protein MLMNASAAAKAIARKVGVVAAAACIAGFGAFSADAQTVTLTDAYQRMLDREVQYQILDLELDVAAELVQQARGERRPRVGLRIQYINTQQEILSQDNGTFQEGSSEYPTTRVTFSVRQPLYDAVRFRALPLARAEAELVSAQAAVARNELSGMLINAYLDVARSQIGVEQARILVRARAQLEQDIRLQVDAGRLEADQLYRAQGDVLEARVVESERDLDLTNALFELYRFTGSDVTGVAYAGASVGIPSYNDLVGTFSAARLLELSPAIQVARAEVAVAERQLEVVRASFRPTANVTLEFENEETEGSLFGGGSNVQSTELGVDLNWSIYEGGTRRSRVREAEARLEIANLRVQQITELSQRRYEGLTSALESSLRAVNAIGSEAGAAQRRLSAAVQQENAGRIGPEAALEARLRRDTLALQAQIARLRVVQLQAQILALFGALDVDTLSRDFRGS; encoded by the coding sequence ATGTTGATGAATGCAAGCGCGGCGGCGAAAGCGATTGCCCGCAAGGTGGGGGTCGTTGCGGCCGCAGCCTGTATCGCCGGTTTCGGCGCTTTTTCCGCTGATGCCCAGACAGTCACGCTGACCGACGCCTACCAGCGGATGCTGGACCGCGAGGTGCAGTACCAGATCCTTGATCTCGAACTCGACGTTGCGGCTGAGCTTGTCCAGCAGGCCCGCGGCGAGCGACGTCCCCGCGTCGGCTTGCGGATCCAGTACATCAACACGCAGCAGGAAATCCTCAGCCAGGATAACGGCACCTTCCAGGAAGGCTCGTCCGAGTACCCGACCACCCGCGTCACCTTCTCGGTGCGCCAGCCGCTCTACGACGCCGTCCGTTTCCGCGCCCTTCCCCTGGCGCGCGCAGAGGCCGAGTTGGTTTCTGCCCAGGCCGCCGTCGCACGCAACGAATTGTCCGGCATGTTGATCAACGCATACCTTGATGTGGCCCGCAGCCAGATCGGGGTCGAGCAGGCGCGCATCCTCGTGCGGGCCCGTGCGCAGTTGGAGCAGGACATCCGCCTGCAGGTCGACGCAGGCCGGCTCGAGGCCGATCAGCTGTACCGCGCCCAGGGCGACGTGCTGGAAGCCCGCGTCGTTGAATCCGAGCGTGATCTGGACCTGACCAACGCGCTCTTCGAGCTCTATCGCTTTACCGGCTCGGACGTGACCGGCGTGGCCTATGCCGGCGCCTCCGTTGGCATTCCCTCCTACAACGATCTTGTCGGCACCTTCAGCGCCGCCCGGTTGCTGGAGCTGTCTCCGGCGATCCAGGTCGCCCGCGCGGAAGTCGCGGTCGCAGAGCGTCAGCTTGAAGTCGTGCGGGCCTCGTTCCGGCCCACGGCGAACGTGACGCTGGAGTTCGAGAACGAGGAAACCGAAGGGTCGCTCTTCGGTGGCGGCTCCAACGTGCAGTCGACCGAGTTGGGCGTCGATCTGAACTGGTCGATCTACGAGGGCGGCACCCGCCGCAGCCGCGTGCGCGAGGCGGAAGCCCGGCTCGAGATCGCGAACCTCCGGGTGCAGCAGATCACCGAGTTGAGCCAGCGCCGCTACGAGGGTCTGACCTCCGCGCTGGAATCCAGCCTGCGCGCCGTCAATGCCATCGGCTCCGAAGCCGGTGCCGCGCAGCGCCGGTTGAGCGCCGCAGTCCAGCAGGAAAACGCCGGGCGGATCGGGCCGGAAGCCGCACTGGAAGCGCGCCTTCGTCGTGACACACTTGCCTTGCAGGCTCAGATTGCCCGTTTGCGGGTGGTGCAGTTGCAGGCGCAGATCCTCGCGCTCTTCGGGGCGCTGGATGTGGATACCCTGTCCCGTGATTTCCGGGGCAGCTGA
- a CDS encoding acyl-CoA dehydrogenase family protein, with product MDFELNAKTAALKERVADFMERHVIPAEHEYHAYVEASDDRWVIPPIMEELKAKARAEGLWNLWCPHEEHGAGLNNLDYAPLAEVMGRSIIGPEVFNCNAPDTGNMEVFIQYGTAQQKADWLEPLLAGEIRSAFCMTEPDVASSDATNVQSSILRDGDDYVINGRKWWATGAPDPRCKILIVMGKSDFEAEKYKQQSMILVPMDTPGVKMIRAMKVFGSDDAPHGHAEFVFDNVRVPASNMLLGQGRGFEIAQGRLGPGRIHHCMRLIGCAQRALEAMLDRVSSREAFGKKLSEQGIIRQHIALSACEIEQARLLTMAAADKMDREGNKAARDLIAMAKIVVPQMAQTVIDRAIQAHGAMGVSQDSFLAEAFAYARTIRIADGPDEVHQNSLAKQLLRARQAG from the coding sequence ATGGATTTCGAACTCAACGCCAAGACGGCGGCACTGAAAGAGCGCGTTGCGGATTTCATGGAGCGCCACGTGATCCCGGCCGAGCATGAATACCACGCCTATGTCGAGGCCTCGGACGACCGATGGGTCATTCCCCCGATCATGGAGGAGTTGAAGGCCAAGGCGCGTGCCGAGGGGCTGTGGAACCTCTGGTGTCCCCATGAAGAGCACGGCGCGGGGCTCAACAACCTCGATTATGCGCCGTTGGCCGAGGTCATGGGCCGCTCGATCATCGGGCCGGAGGTGTTCAACTGCAACGCGCCCGACACCGGCAACATGGAGGTGTTCATCCAGTACGGCACCGCGCAGCAGAAGGCCGACTGGCTGGAGCCGCTGCTGGCCGGAGAAATCCGCTCCGCCTTCTGCATGACCGAGCCGGACGTGGCCTCCTCGGATGCGACCAACGTGCAGTCCTCGATCCTGCGCGACGGCGATGATTACGTCATCAACGGGCGCAAGTGGTGGGCCACGGGCGCGCCCGATCCGCGCTGCAAGATATTGATCGTGATGGGGAAAAGCGACTTCGAGGCGGAGAAATACAAGCAGCAGAGCATGATCCTCGTGCCGATGGACACGCCGGGCGTGAAGATGATTCGGGCGATGAAGGTCTTCGGCTCGGACGACGCGCCCCACGGACATGCAGAGTTCGTTTTCGACAACGTGCGGGTGCCCGCTAGCAACATGCTGCTCGGCCAGGGGCGCGGGTTCGAGATCGCGCAAGGGCGCCTTGGGCCGGGGCGCATCCATCACTGCATGCGGCTGATCGGCTGCGCGCAGCGGGCGCTGGAGGCGATGCTGGACCGCGTCTCGAGCCGCGAGGCCTTCGGCAAGAAGCTCTCGGAACAGGGCATCATCCGCCAGCACATCGCGCTTTCGGCCTGCGAGATCGAGCAGGCGCGCCTGCTGACCATGGCTGCCGCCGACAAGATGGACCGCGAGGGCAACAAGGCCGCCCGCGACCTCATCGCCATGGCCAAGATCGTAGTGCCCCAGATGGCGCAGACGGTGATCGACCGTGCGATCCAGGCCCATGGCGCGATGGGCGTGAGTCAGGACAGCTTCCTCGCCGAGGCCTTCGCCTACGCGCGCACCATCCGCATCGCCGACGGCCCCGACGAGGTGCACCAGAACAGCCTCGCCAAGCAGCTCCTGCGTGCGCGGCAAGCGGGATGA
- a CDS encoding copper resistance D family protein has translation MPDVWGLAEIIVKLCLYLSVLTASGMMIVRAVFAAELQCTDRSLRRIVEALAFAGIAFAVASFALRGAALTGDASGITDPQILGILWQTPVGTALALRVGGLAAIMAGLFMGATGKLLSLIGVALALWSFTTIGHVSEDALWAQLLLLAHLLGIAFWIGILWPLQRMASEARTWPAAAALGEWFGKIASVVVPVLVLAGLIHGWRLVGSLVALVGSGYGLTLLAKIALVALLLGLAAANKLRFVPGLHAGDPRAARHLTRTIGVEWGVFAAILLATSILTSVFAVPT, from the coding sequence GTGCCGGACGTCTGGGGCCTCGCCGAAATCATCGTCAAACTGTGCCTCTACCTGAGCGTTCTGACGGCGAGCGGCATGATGATCGTGCGCGCGGTCTTCGCCGCCGAATTGCAATGCACCGACCGGAGCCTGCGCCGCATCGTGGAAGCCCTGGCCTTTGCGGGCATAGCCTTCGCCGTCGCGTCGTTTGCCCTGCGGGGGGCGGCCTTGACCGGAGATGCGAGCGGCATCACCGATCCGCAGATCCTCGGCATCCTGTGGCAGACGCCCGTGGGCACCGCGCTGGCGTTGCGGGTTGGCGGCTTGGCGGCGATCATGGCCGGGCTTTTCATGGGCGCGACCGGCAAGCTCCTGTCGCTCATCGGCGTGGCGCTGGCGCTTTGGTCCTTCACGACGATCGGCCATGTCTCGGAGGACGCGCTTTGGGCGCAACTCCTGCTGCTGGCGCATCTGTTGGGCATCGCCTTCTGGATCGGAATCCTGTGGCCGTTGCAGCGCATGGCGTCAGAGGCCAGAACCTGGCCTGCGGCCGCCGCCCTTGGTGAGTGGTTTGGCAAGATCGCCTCGGTGGTCGTGCCGGTGCTTGTCCTTGCCGGTCTGATCCATGGCTGGCGGCTCGTGGGCTCGCTCGTCGCGCTGGTCGGGTCAGGCTACGGCCTGACGCTGCTGGCAAAAATCGCGCTGGTGGCGCTTCTCCTCGGGCTTGCGGCGGCCAACAAGCTGCGGTTCGTACCCGGCCTTCACGCGGGCGACCCGCGCGCGGCGCGCCACCTGACCCGGACCATCGGCGTGGAATGGGGCGTCTTCGCGGCCATCCTCCTCGCCACCTCAATTCTCACCTCTGTTTTCGCGGTTCCCACATGA
- a CDS encoding c-type cytochrome, translating to MSLGLCLLPATAFADHELEDRDIENGRALYATQCAACHGAELQGQPDWQTPGSDGVLPAPPHDRTGHTWHHDNQLLFDYVNLGGAAALERRGVLGFNSGMMGFGDVLSEAEIWDILAYIRSTWPQDVQEVQASRNPPHEED from the coding sequence ATGTCTCTCGGGCTTTGCCTGTTGCCTGCCACGGCCTTTGCGGACCACGAGCTGGAGGATCGCGATATCGAGAACGGGCGCGCGCTCTACGCCACGCAATGCGCCGCCTGCCATGGCGCGGAGCTTCAGGGACAGCCCGACTGGCAGACGCCGGGGAGTGACGGCGTGCTGCCCGCGCCGCCCCATGATCGCACCGGGCATACGTGGCACCACGACAACCAACTGCTTTTCGACTACGTCAACCTCGGCGGGGCCGCGGCATTGGAGCGGCGCGGCGTGTTGGGCTTCAACAGCGGCATGATGGGTTTTGGCGACGTGTTGAGCGAGGCGGAGATCTGGGACATCCTCGCCTATATCCGCTCGACCTGGCCTCAGGACGTGCAGGAGGTTCAGGCAAGCCGCAACCCGCCGCACGAAGAGGACTAA
- a CDS encoding copper resistance CopC family protein — translation MNLFTLAAASLVLSSAAAFAHSDDMTTLPADGDVMETAPEEITFSFDDALRMTRVELIRDDADAEDLDLGDQQSFTTEFAVPLTEVGPGSYLIEWRGLGIDGHPVQGSFSFDVE, via the coding sequence ATGAACCTATTTACCCTTGCAGCGGCGAGCCTCGTCCTTTCGAGCGCCGCGGCCTTTGCCCACAGCGATGACATGACGACCCTCCCCGCCGATGGCGATGTCATGGAGACGGCGCCGGAAGAGATCACCTTCAGCTTCGACGATGCCTTGCGGATGACGCGGGTCGAGCTGATCCGCGACGACGCGGATGCAGAGGATCTGGACCTCGGCGATCAGCAGAGCTTCACCACCGAATTCGCCGTGCCGCTGACCGAGGTCGGACCGGGCAGCTACCTGATCGAATGGCGCGGACTGGGCATCGACGGGCATCCCGTGCAGGGCTCTTTCTCCTTCGACGTCGAGTGA
- a CDS encoding DUF2218 domain-containing protein translates to MARQTGIFRTDHGKRYMKQLCKHFSHKVEVSVEDNIGRAALPPGPTLMLAEDGALRVEITAETVEGLETARHIIDVHLKTFAFREAFTAMDWSEPEGVASLDGVA, encoded by the coding sequence ATGGCTCGGCAGACCGGCATATTCAGGACAGACCACGGCAAACGCTACATGAAACAGCTCTGCAAGCACTTCAGCCACAAGGTCGAGGTGAGCGTCGAGGACAATATCGGCCGCGCCGCCCTGCCGCCCGGCCCGACCCTGATGCTGGCCGAAGACGGCGCGTTGCGGGTCGAGATCACTGCCGAAACGGTGGAGGGGTTGGAGACCGCGCGCCACATCATCGACGTGCACCTGAAGACCTTCGCCTTCCGCGAGGCCTTCACCGCGATGGATTGGTCCGAGCCGGAGGGCGTCGCATCGCTCGACGGGGTGGCCTAG
- a CDS encoding DUF305 domain-containing protein yields the protein MEQHDNSKAYGRFFAMIGTSTAVMFGLMYLNTYAFDHVFFSETRFYMAFVMGAVMAVVMLTFMLGMYRNKAMNTAIYVGSIVIFAGALWLVRSQETVQDVSWMRAMIPHHSIAILTSERAEISDPRVQELASEIIEAQRREIDEMNALIADLTGS from the coding sequence ATGGAACAACATGACAACTCGAAGGCCTACGGCCGCTTCTTTGCAATGATCGGCACATCGACCGCGGTGATGTTCGGTCTGATGTACCTCAACACCTATGCCTTTGATCACGTCTTCTTCAGCGAAACGCGATTCTACATGGCCTTCGTGATGGGCGCGGTGATGGCCGTGGTGATGCTGACCTTCATGCTTGGCATGTATCGCAACAAGGCAATGAACACGGCGATCTACGTGGGCTCCATCGTGATCTTCGCCGGCGCGCTCTGGCTCGTGCGCAGCCAGGAGACGGTGCAGGACGTGAGCTGGATGCGCGCGATGATCCCGCACCATTCGATCGCGATCCTGACAAGCGAACGCGCCGAGATTTCCGATCCCCGGGTGCAGGAACTGGCCTCGGAGATCATCGAAGCCCAACGCCGCGAGATTGACGAAATGAACGCCCTGATTGCGGACCTCACCGGTTCGTAG
- a CDS encoding phosphotransferase family protein → MSVVPPEIAALAPWLEANVPGLGRCEGFEKFGDGQSNPTFRVDASGGTFVLRAQPPGKLLKGAHRVDREARIIGALAATAVPVPRILAVSDADGPLGRMFVVMSHVAGKIYWDPALPGLSHTARTAVYDAMNETLAALHDVDPGAVGLGDFGRAGDYFVRQLATWTRQYRASETETIAAMDQLIGWLEDNLPGDDGRSGLVHGDFRLDNMIFDPETHKVAAVLDWELSTLGHPFADLAYQCMQWRLPNEGAFKGLGGVDRAATGIPSEAAYVAQYCKRRGLPEIANWQFYIAFSFFRLAAILQGVYRRSLDGNASNAQTGQQYGKAVPVLANLAMEVVATRGPKGL, encoded by the coding sequence ATGAGCGTGGTGCCCCCGGAGATCGCGGCGCTCGCGCCCTGGCTGGAGGCCAACGTGCCCGGCCTCGGCCGCTGCGAGGGGTTCGAGAAGTTTGGCGACGGGCAGTCGAACCCGACGTTCCGGGTCGACGCCAGCGGCGGCACCTTCGTGCTGCGCGCACAGCCGCCCGGCAAGCTGCTGAAGGGCGCGCACCGGGTCGACCGCGAGGCGCGGATCATCGGCGCCTTGGCCGCCACGGCTGTCCCGGTCCCGCGCATCCTTGCCGTGAGCGATGCAGACGGCCCGCTCGGGCGCATGTTCGTGGTGATGAGCCACGTCGCGGGCAAGATCTACTGGGACCCGGCGCTGCCTGGGCTTTCCCACACCGCGCGCACGGCGGTCTATGACGCGATGAACGAAACGCTCGCCGCGCTCCACGACGTCGACCCCGGGGCGGTCGGCCTTGGCGACTTCGGCCGGGCAGGGGATTATTTTGTGCGGCAGTTGGCCACCTGGACCCGGCAATACCGCGCGTCCGAGACCGAGACGATTGCCGCCATGGACCAGCTCATCGGGTGGCTGGAGGACAATCTGCCCGGCGATGACGGACGCTCGGGGCTGGTGCACGGGGACTTCCGGCTCGACAACATGATCTTCGATCCCGAAACGCACAAGGTTGCCGCCGTGCTCGACTGGGAGCTGTCGACCCTCGGCCATCCGTTCGCGGACCTCGCCTATCAGTGCATGCAATGGCGGCTCCCCAATGAGGGGGCGTTCAAGGGTTTGGGCGGCGTGGACCGCGCGGCGACGGGGATACCGTCTGAGGCCGCCTACGTCGCGCAATATTGTAAGCGCCGGGGTTTGCCCGAGATCGCCAACTGGCAATTCTACATCGCCTTCAGCTTCTTCCGCCTCGCCGCGATCCTACAGGGCGTTTACCGCCGGTCGCTCGATGGCAACGCCTCGAACGCGCAGACGGGGCAGCAATACGGCAAGGCGGTTCCCGTGCTTGCAAACCTCGCAATGGAAGTGGTCGCGACGCGCGGCCCGAAGGGTCTCTAG
- a CDS encoding c-type cytochrome, which yields MNRKIWAVPVLAIMGAALMWSFWARPAHEPADGIENAAAAGAPLVDITIPDQLGENATVGETIFNAQCADCHGVNAVGREGLAPPLVHIIYEPSHHADEAFQRAVSAGVQQHHWPFGNMPPVSGLTRGDVAMVVAYIRELQEANGIN from the coding sequence GTGAACAGAAAGATTTGGGCGGTGCCGGTACTGGCAATCATGGGCGCGGCGCTGATGTGGTCCTTCTGGGCCCGCCCCGCCCATGAGCCGGCAGATGGGATCGAGAATGCAGCGGCGGCTGGCGCCCCGTTGGTGGACATCACGATACCCGACCAACTGGGTGAGAACGCCACGGTTGGCGAGACCATCTTCAACGCCCAATGCGCCGATTGCCACGGCGTCAACGCGGTGGGCCGCGAGGGGCTGGCGCCGCCACTGGTCCACATTATCTACGAGCCGTCGCACCACGCGGACGAGGCCTTTCAGCGGGCCGTGTCTGCGGGCGTCCAGCAACACCATTGGCCATTCGGCAACATGCCACCCGTGTCGGGCCTGACGCGCGGCGATGTCGCGATGGTCGTGGCCTATATCCGCGAGCTTCAGGAAGCCAACGGGATCAACTGA
- a CDS encoding SapC family protein: MTKQLMIYDNVVPVNRETHRDMSIRQITSFAFAKEVNSVPIVDVEFSRICSEAPIVFAKTDTGLVSLALLGTQQDRNGFVDEDNNWTGSYVPAFFRRYPFVFAVQEGSDQMTLCIDEGFEGLNSDGKGERMFDSEGQETSYLRTVLRFAEEYQATFNRTQAFCDRLEEADLLEEARVDFTLNNGTRGGVTGFLRVSAEKFRAISDEQIVQMFRTGDLEMIQMHLLSMQQVESIVTKSASLVEGMGLPEEAQEVAGVH; this comes from the coding sequence ATGACCAAACAATTGATGATCTACGACAATGTCGTTCCAGTGAACCGCGAAACGCACCGTGACATGTCCATCCGCCAAATCACCTCCTTCGCTTTCGCGAAAGAGGTGAATTCCGTTCCGATCGTGGACGTCGAATTCTCGCGCATCTGTTCCGAGGCGCCGATCGTTTTCGCCAAGACGGACACCGGTCTGGTCAGCCTCGCGCTGTTGGGCACGCAGCAGGATCGCAACGGTTTCGTGGACGAGGACAACAATTGGACGGGCTCCTACGTCCCCGCGTTCTTCCGCCGCTACCCCTTCGTTTTCGCCGTGCAGGAAGGCTCGGACCAGATGACCCTGTGCATCGACGAGGGCTTCGAGGGCCTCAACAGCGATGGCAAGGGCGAGCGGATGTTCGACTCCGAAGGACAGGAGACCTCCTACCTGCGCACGGTCCTGCGCTTCGCCGAGGAATATCAGGCCACGTTCAACCGCACGCAGGCCTTCTGTGACCGTCTGGAAGAGGCCGACCTGCTGGAAGAGGCGCGGGTCGATTTCACGCTGAACAACGGCACACGGGGCGGTGTGACGGGCTTCCTGCGCGTCTCGGCCGAGAAGTTCCGGGCGATCTCGGACGAGCAGATCGTGCAGATGTTCCGCACCGGTGATCTGGAGATGATCCAGATGCACCTGCTGTCGATGCAGCAGGTCGAGTCCATCGTGACGAAATCCGCCTCGCTGGTGGAAGGCATGGGCCTTCCCGAAGAGGCGCAAGAGGTTGCCGGCGTCCACTAG
- a CDS encoding glutaredoxin family protein: MSENTKTATLYRMVMEDHLCPYGLKSKDLLERNGFTVDDHHLSTREETDAFKEKHGVKTTPQTFIDGERIGGYDDLAEYFGKSVKGEDETTYQPVIAIFSVAALMAVAVTWLTMGQVLAGQTLAWFISISMVLLGLQKLQDLESFATMFLNYDLLAQRWVRWGYIYPFIETGAGLLMMAGVLTFISAPAALFAAGIGAVSVFKAVYIDKRELKCACVGGGSNVPLGFVSLTENLMMIGMALWMLTKALV, from the coding sequence ATGTCCGAGAATACCAAGACCGCCACGCTTTACCGCATGGTGATGGAGGATCACCTCTGTCCCTATGGCCTGAAGTCCAAGGACCTGCTGGAGCGCAATGGCTTCACGGTGGACGACCATCACCTGAGCACGCGGGAAGAGACGGACGCCTTCAAGGAAAAGCACGGCGTCAAGACCACGCCGCAGACCTTCATCGACGGCGAGCGGATCGGCGGCTACGACGATCTGGCGGAGTATTTCGGCAAGTCGGTGAAGGGGGAGGATGAGACGACCTATCAACCGGTGATCGCGATCTTCTCGGTCGCCGCGCTGATGGCTGTCGCGGTGACATGGCTGACGATGGGGCAGGTGCTGGCCGGTCAGACGCTGGCATGGTTCATCTCGATCTCCATGGTGTTGCTCGGCCTGCAAAAGCTCCAGGACCTCGAGAGCTTCGCGACGATGTTCCTCAACTACGACCTGCTGGCGCAACGGTGGGTGCGGTGGGGGTATATCTATCCGTTCATCGAGACCGGGGCGGGCCTGTTGATGATGGCCGGCGTGCTGACGTTCATCTCGGCACCCGCGGCGCTCTTTGCCGCCGGGATCGGCGCCGTGAGCGTGTTTAAGGCCGTCTACATCGACAAGCGCGAGCTGAAATGCGCCTGCGTCGGCGGCGGCAGCAATGTGCCGCTCGGGTTCGTATCGCTGACCGAGAACCTGATGATGATCGGCATGGCGCTGTGGATGCTCACGAAAGCGTTAGTGTAG
- a CDS encoding multicopper oxidase family protein codes for MKLHRRTFLATTAASVLLPKLALATPQVLRAEPVMAQILPETEPATRMLGLNGSTPGPTLRLREGERLSVRFDNQSGQGSALHWHGIRIDNAMDGVPGLTQEIVADGETFDYDFTVPDPGTYWYHSHARSWEQVERGIYGPLIVEEASPPAVDRDITVVIDDWRLERTGALAEDFDNRHDASHGGRLGNFARAMASETSVRQGDRVRLRLINAATARIFPLELTGADGFIVALDGRPLPEPQPIADLVIAPAQRVDIIANVTGDVALSVPTREGPFEIGRIAMTGENPAPISEPIGPLPGARAAMPPATPDQSLTLSMEGGAMGGRHGGSGLWSFNGTSGLTDTPFARFARGEAARITLVNDTAFPHGIHLHGHHFHEVEAGGSLGALRDTTLVNAGESRDIICVFDNPGAWMFHCHMLGHQAEGMKTWVEVV; via the coding sequence ATGAAACTTCACCGACGTACATTCCTTGCCACTACGGCGGCCTCCGTTCTGCTGCCCAAACTCGCGCTGGCCACACCGCAGGTCTTGCGTGCTGAGCCGGTCATGGCCCAGATCCTGCCGGAGACGGAGCCCGCGACGCGGATGCTCGGGCTCAACGGCAGCACGCCCGGCCCGACCCTGCGTCTGCGGGAGGGAGAGCGTCTGTCGGTGCGGTTCGACAATCAATCCGGTCAAGGCTCTGCACTCCATTGGCATGGCATCCGGATCGACAATGCCATGGACGGGGTGCCGGGACTGACACAGGAGATCGTCGCCGATGGCGAGACCTTCGACTATGACTTCACCGTGCCTGATCCCGGCACCTATTGGTACCATTCCCATGCCAGATCATGGGAACAGGTCGAGCGCGGGATCTACGGCCCGCTGATCGTGGAAGAGGCCTCACCGCCCGCCGTGGACCGTGACATCACCGTGGTCATCGATGATTGGCGGCTTGAGCGGACGGGCGCGCTGGCGGAGGACTTCGACAATCGGCACGATGCCTCCCACGGCGGGCGGCTGGGCAACTTCGCGCGTGCCATGGCCTCGGAGACCTCGGTACGGCAGGGCGACCGTGTGCGGTTGCGGTTGATCAATGCCGCGACGGCGCGGATCTTCCCGCTGGAGCTGACCGGTGCAGATGGCTTCATCGTCGCGCTGGATGGACGCCCCCTGCCTGAGCCGCAGCCGATCGCCGACCTCGTGATCGCGCCTGCACAAAGGGTCGATATCATCGCGAATGTCACCGGCGACGTCGCGCTTTCCGTGCCGACGCGGGAGGGTCCTTTCGAGATCGGTCGGATCGCCATGACGGGAGAGAACCCCGCGCCGATATCCGAGCCGATCGGACCCTTGCCCGGAGCGCGGGCCGCGATGCCTCCGGCGACACCGGACCAGTCCCTGACCCTCTCGATGGAGGGCGGGGCCATGGGAGGGCGCCACGGGGGGAGTGGCCTTTGGTCGTTCAACGGAACGTCCGGCCTCACCGATACGCCGTTCGCCCGTTTTGCGCGGGGCGAGGCCGCGCGGATCACGCTCGTCAACGACACGGCCTTCCCCCATGGCATTCACCTGCACGGGCACCATTTCCACGAGGTCGAGGCGGGCGGCAGCCTCGGCGCGCTGCGCGACACGACGCTTGTGAATGCGGGCGAGAGCCGGGACATCATCTGCGTGTTCGACAATCCCGGGGCCTGGATGTTCCACTGCCATATGCTCGGCCATCAGGCGGAGGGAATGAAAACATGGGTGGAGGTCGTCTGA